From a single Drosophila sulfurigaster albostrigata strain 15112-1811.04 chromosome 3, ASM2355843v2, whole genome shotgun sequence genomic region:
- the LOC133843870 gene encoding serine/threonine-protein kinase N isoform X11 — MALTMNMVFLKDLRSRLKGYLHGEYIKHPVLYELSHKYGFTENLPESCMSIRLEEIKEAIRREIRKELKIKEGAEKLREVAKDRRSLSDVAVLVKKSKSKLAELKSELQELESQILLTSANTAVNSNGQEAIAFSGIDGSGAAQFGGLDGNNAMAAGAGGAPATPNDKVLASLEKQLQIEMKVKTGAENMIQSLGIGCDKKLLAEAHQMLDDSKAKIEFLRLRIIKVKQNREQADRMKAARQQNEEHGGVGILGTGSGLTQVQSLETTLEERIEELRHRLRIEAAVVDGAKNVIRTLQTANRAPDKKALQEAHGRLSESSRKLDLLRYSLELRRQELPSDSPTAQLLKQELQIVQQSTSPAPVHYTSLQSGPGGLLGGKSYQSVSSLGRCASVTGKLEVRLMGCQDLLEDVPGRSRRDKDNNSSPGDLRSFVKGVTSRSSSKSYSVKDETSFEIMAVIKLDNITVEQTSWKPCSQQAWDQRFSIDLDRSRELEIGVYWRDWRSLCAVKVLRLEEFIDDVRHGMALQLEPQGLLFAEIKFLNPMISQKPKLRRQRMIFNRQQAKNIPRAKQMNINVATWGRLLKRNPPSHGHLTSAGSTVSVGRASPPLASNNVSRDSESPISRTPSSDALAIEPEPYSPGEQAQNMEFDPDAGLHEHVETPGEYPDPAASGLSGMRPLSMHMQGISVLPPETPPPAAANNASNAGRPNTLSLQMPGKTPPTRTAAPTTAPPPPPVLKSVTPVLDQEVIPQMGKLYLGTQQQQQQQQQQLAYVQSSPIIQEPPTPTIYGNSSTSAPQFPQPAQRQDKQQQQQQQQPIYANQYELNVAKASTGASTSGSGGRRNVARGLQYREPAGYEALRAGGQPPNAGMLSMENFRLLSVLGRGHFGKVILSQLRSNNQYYAIKALKKGDIIARDEVESLLSEKRIFEVANAMRHPFLVNLYSCFQTEQHVCFVMEYAAGGDLMMHIHTDVFLEPRAVFYAACVVLGLQYLHENKIIYRDLKLDNLLLDTDGYVKIADFGLCKEGMGFGDRTGTFCGTPEFLAPEVLTETSYTRAVDWWGLGVLIFEMLVGESPFPGDDEEEVFDSIVNDEVRYPRFLSLEAIAVMRRLLRKNPERRLGSSERDAEDVKKQAFFRSIVWDDLLLRKVKPPFVPTINHLEDVSNFDEEFTSEKAQLTPPKEPRHLSDDEQLLFQDFSYTAEWC, encoded by the exons ATGGCACTGACAATGAATATGGTCTTTTTAAAGGATTTACGTTCACGTCTCAAAGGATATCTACAC GGCGAATACATAAAGCATCCCGTTCTGTACGAGCTTAGTCATAAGTATGGCTTCACAGAGAATCTGCCCGAGAGCTGTATGTCCATACGGCTCGAAGAGATCAAAGAGGCCATCAGACGCGAGATACGCAAGGAGCTGAAGATCAAGGAGGGCGCCGAGAAGCTGCGCGAAGTCGCCAAGGATCGTCGCTCGCTCAGCGATGTCGCCGTGCTCGTGaagaagagcaaaagcaaattggCCGAACTAAAGTCCGAGCTGCAGGAGCTCGAAAGTCAAATACTGCTAACCTCCGCCAACACGGCGGTCAATAGCAATGGTCAAG AAGCAATCGCATTTAGTGGCATTGATGGCAGCGGTGCTGCACAGTTTGGCGGTTTGGATGGCAACAATGCGATGGCCGCAGGTGCAGGCGGTGCACCGGCAACGCCCAATGACAAAGTGCTGGCCTCGCTGGAGAAGCAGCTGCAGATCGAGATGAAGGTGAAAACGGGCGCCGAGAATATGATTCAATCGCTGGGCATCGGATGCGACAAGAAGCTGCTGGCGGAGGCGCATCAAATGCTCGACGATTCAAAGGCCAAGATTGAGTTTCTACGCTTGCGCATCATCAAAGTCAAACAGAATCGCGAGCAGGCGGATCGCATGAAAGCCGCGCGTCAGCAAAACGAAGAGCATGGCGGTGTCGGAATTCTTGGCACTGGCAGCGGATTAACGCAAGTGCAGAGCCTGGAGACGACGCTGGAGGAGCGCATCGAGGAGCTGCGTCATCGTTTGCGCATCGAGGCCGCCGTCGTCGATGGAGCCAAGAATGTCATACGCACGTTGCAGACGGCGAATCGTGCGCCAGACAAGAAGGCATTGCAAGAG GCACATGGCCGTCTGTCGGAGTCGTCGCGTAAACTTGATCTCTTGCGGTACTCCCTGGAACTGCGTCGCCAGGAGTTGCCCAGCGACTCGCCCACCGCCCAGCTGCTCAAGCAGGAGCTGCAGATTGTCCAGCAATCGACGTCGCCGGCGCCCGTGCACTACACATCGCTGCAATCGGGTCCCGGGGGATTGTTGGGGGGCAAGTCGTATCAATCAGTATCGTCGTTGGGCCGGTGTGCCAGCGTCACGGGCAAGCTGGAGGTGCGTCTGATGGGCTGTCAGGATCTGTTGGAGGATGTGCCTGGACGTTCGCGACGCGACAAGGACAACAACTCGAGTCCGGGGGATCTGCGCAGCTTTGTCAAGGGCGTCACGTCGCGCAGCAGCTCCAAGAGCTACTCGGTGAAAGACGAGACCTCGTTCGAAATCATGGCGGTCATCAAGCTGGACAACATCACGGTGGAACAGACGTCGTGGAAGCCCTGCTCGCAGCAGGCTTGGGATCAGCGTTTCTCCATCGATCTAGATCGCTCCAGGGAGCTTGAGATTGGCGTTTATTGGCGGGACTGGCGTTCACTGTGCGCTGTGAAGGTGTTGCGCTTGGAGGAGTTCATTGACGATGTGCGCCATGGCATGGCACTGCAGCTGGAGCCGCAGGGTCTGCTCTTTGCCGAGATCAAGTTTCTCAATCCGATGATCTCGCAGAAACCGAAACTGCGCCGTCAACGCATGATCTTCAATCGCCAGCAGGCCAAGAATATACCGCGTGCCAAGCAAATGAACATCAATGTGGCCACCTGGGGCCGATTGCTCAAGCGCAATCCACCGAGTCACGGACACCTCACCTCCGCTGGCTCCACCGTCTCGGTGGGTCGGGCCTCGCCTCCGTTGGCCAGCAACAACGTGTCACGCGACTCCGAGTCGCCGATTTCTCGCACGCCTTCCTCCGATGCACTTGCCATCGAACCCGAACCGTATTCACCCGGCGAACAGGCCCAGAACATGGAGTTCGACCCGGATGCAGGACTTCACGAGCATGTGGAGACCCCAGGCGAGTATCCCGATCCCGCTGCCAGCGGCTTGAGCGGCATGCGTCCACTGTCCATGCACATGCAGGGCATCAGTGTGCTGCCCCCGGAGACGCCGCCGCCAGCGGCTGCCAACAATGCCTCGAATGCGGGCAGACCCAATACGCTCAGCCTGCAGATGCCTGGCAAGACGCCGCCCACCCGCACTGCCGCGCCCACCACcgcaccgccaccgccgcccgTGCTCAAGTCTGTTACGCCTGTGTTGGATCAAGAG GTTATACCACAGATGGGCAAGCTCTATTTGGgcacacaacagcagcagcaacaacaacagcagcaattggcCTATGTGCAGTCATCGCCAATAATACAGGAGCCACCCACGCCAACAATCTATGGCAACAGTTCGACGAGTGCTCCGCAATTCCCGCAGCCAGCGCAGCGTCAggacaaacagcagcaacaacagcaacagcaacccaTCTATGCCAATCAATACGAGTTGAATGTGGCCAAGGCCTCAACTGGCGCCTCAACTAGCGGCAGCGGCGGACGTCGCAATGTGGCACGTGGTCTGCAGTATCGTGAACCAGCTGGCTACGAGGCGTTGCGTGCCGGCGGCCAGCCACCGAATGCTGGCATGTTGTCGATGGAGAACTTCCGGCTGCTGAGCGTGCTGGGACGCGGACACTTTGGCAAGGTGATATTGTCGCAGCTGCGCAGCAACAATCAGTACTATGCCATCAAGGCGCTGAAGAAGGGCGACATCATCGCTAGAGATGAGGTCGAGTCGCTGCTCAGCGAGAAGCGCATCTTCGAGGTGGCCAACGCCATGCGCCATCCGTTCTTAGTCAATTTGTATTCGTGCTTCCAAACCGAG CAACATGTGTGCTTTGTGATGGAATACGCCGCCGGCGGTGATCTGATGATGCACATCCACACGGACGTCTTCTTGGAGCCGCGTGCTGTGTTCTACGCAGCTTGTGTGGTGCTGGGACTGCAGTATTTACATGAGAATAAGATCATCTATCGTGATCTGAAGCTGGATAACTTGCTGCTCGATACCGATGGCTATGTGAAGATTGCCGACTTTGGGTTGTGCAAGGAGGGTATGGGCTTTGGGGATCGCACTGGCACGTTCTGTGGCACACCCGAGTTCCTTGCACCTGAGGTGCTAACGGAAACATCGTACACACGTGCTGTGGACTGGTGGGGATTGGGTGTGCTCATTTTTGAGATGCTGGTGGGAGAG TCACCATTCCCGGGCGACGATGAGGAGGAAGTCTTTGACTCGATTGTTAACGATGAGGTGCGCTATCCGCGCTTCCTCTCACTGGAGGCCATTGCCGTGATGCGTCGG CTGCTGCGCAAGAATCCAGAGCGACGACTGGGCTCATCGGAGCGTGATGCGGAGGATGTCAAGAAGCAGGCGTTCTTCCGCTCCATCGTTTGGGATGATTTGCTGCTGCGGAAGGTGAAGCCACCATTTGTACCCACCATT AACCATTTGGAGGATGTCTCGAACTTTGATGAGGAATTCACGTCGGAGAAGGCGCAACTGACACCGCCAAAGGAGCCGCGACACTTGTCCGATGACGAGCAGCTGCTCTTCCAGGACTTTTCATATACGGCCGAGTGGTGTTAA
- the LOC133843870 gene encoding serine/threonine-protein kinase N isoform X10: protein MALTMNMVFLKDLRSRLKGYLHGEYIKHPVLYELSHKYGFTENLPESCMSIRLEEIKEAIRREIRKELKIKEGAEKLREVAKDRRSLSDVAVLVKKSKSKLAELKSELQELESQILLTSANTAVNSNGQEAIAFSGIDGSGAAQFGGLDGNNAMAAGAGGAPATPNDKVLASLEKQLQIEMKVKTGAENMIQSLGIGCDKKLLAEAHQMLDDSKAKIEFLRLRIIKVKQNREQADRMKAARQQNEEHGGVGILGTGSGLTQVQSLETTLEERIEELRHRLRIEAAVVDGAKNVIRTLQTANRAPDKKALQEAHGRLSESSRKLDLLRYSLELRRQELPSDSPTAQLLKQELQIVQQSTSPAPVHYTSLQSGPGGLLGGKSYQSVSSLGRCASVTGKLEVRLMGCQDLLEDVPGRSRRDKDNNSSPGDLRSFVKGVTSRSSSKSYSVKDETSFEIMAVIKLDNITVEQTSWKPCSQQAWDQRFSIDLDRSRELEIGVYWRDWRSLCAVKVLRLEEFIDDVRHGMALQLEPQGLLFAEIKFLNPMISQKPKLRRQRMIFNRQQAKNIPRAKQMNINVATWGRLLKRNPPSHGHLTSAGSTVSVGRASPPLASNNVSRDSESPISRTPSSDALAIEPEPYSPGEQAQNMEFDPDAGLHEHVETPGEYPDPAASGLSGMRPLSMHMQGISVLPPETPPPAAANNASNAGRPNTLSLQMPGKTPPTRTAAPTTAPPPPPVLKSVTPVLDQEAKINLVHITIEPLEASPTTSFIIDDSLAETVAIESVLIESVESVQPIDEVIPQMGKLYLGTQQQQQQQQQQLAYVQSSPIIQEPPTPTIYGNSSTSAPQFPQPAQRQDKQQQQQQQQPIYANQYELNVAKASTGASTSGSGGRRNVARGLQYREPAGYEALRAGGQPPNAGMLSMENFRLLSVLGRGHFGKVILSQLRSNNQYYAIKALKKGDIIARDEVESLLSEKRIFEVANAMRHPFLVNLYSCFQTEQHVCFVMEYAAGGDLMMHIHTDVFLEPRAVFYAACVVLGLQYLHENKIIYRDLKLDNLLLDTDGYVKIADFGLCKEGMGFGDRTGTFCGTPEFLAPEVLTETSYTRAVDWWGLGVLIFEMLVGESPFPGDDEEEVFDSIVNDEVRYPRFLSLEAIAVMRRLLRKNPERRLGSSERDAEDVKKQAFFRSIVWDDLLLRKVKPPFVPTINHLEDVSNFDEEFTSEKAQLTPPKEPRHLSDDEQLLFQDFSYTAEWC, encoded by the exons ATGGCACTGACAATGAATATGGTCTTTTTAAAGGATTTACGTTCACGTCTCAAAGGATATCTACAC GGCGAATACATAAAGCATCCCGTTCTGTACGAGCTTAGTCATAAGTATGGCTTCACAGAGAATCTGCCCGAGAGCTGTATGTCCATACGGCTCGAAGAGATCAAAGAGGCCATCAGACGCGAGATACGCAAGGAGCTGAAGATCAAGGAGGGCGCCGAGAAGCTGCGCGAAGTCGCCAAGGATCGTCGCTCGCTCAGCGATGTCGCCGTGCTCGTGaagaagagcaaaagcaaattggCCGAACTAAAGTCCGAGCTGCAGGAGCTCGAAAGTCAAATACTGCTAACCTCCGCCAACACGGCGGTCAATAGCAATGGTCAAG AAGCAATCGCATTTAGTGGCATTGATGGCAGCGGTGCTGCACAGTTTGGCGGTTTGGATGGCAACAATGCGATGGCCGCAGGTGCAGGCGGTGCACCGGCAACGCCCAATGACAAAGTGCTGGCCTCGCTGGAGAAGCAGCTGCAGATCGAGATGAAGGTGAAAACGGGCGCCGAGAATATGATTCAATCGCTGGGCATCGGATGCGACAAGAAGCTGCTGGCGGAGGCGCATCAAATGCTCGACGATTCAAAGGCCAAGATTGAGTTTCTACGCTTGCGCATCATCAAAGTCAAACAGAATCGCGAGCAGGCGGATCGCATGAAAGCCGCGCGTCAGCAAAACGAAGAGCATGGCGGTGTCGGAATTCTTGGCACTGGCAGCGGATTAACGCAAGTGCAGAGCCTGGAGACGACGCTGGAGGAGCGCATCGAGGAGCTGCGTCATCGTTTGCGCATCGAGGCCGCCGTCGTCGATGGAGCCAAGAATGTCATACGCACGTTGCAGACGGCGAATCGTGCGCCAGACAAGAAGGCATTGCAAGAG GCACATGGCCGTCTGTCGGAGTCGTCGCGTAAACTTGATCTCTTGCGGTACTCCCTGGAACTGCGTCGCCAGGAGTTGCCCAGCGACTCGCCCACCGCCCAGCTGCTCAAGCAGGAGCTGCAGATTGTCCAGCAATCGACGTCGCCGGCGCCCGTGCACTACACATCGCTGCAATCGGGTCCCGGGGGATTGTTGGGGGGCAAGTCGTATCAATCAGTATCGTCGTTGGGCCGGTGTGCCAGCGTCACGGGCAAGCTGGAGGTGCGTCTGATGGGCTGTCAGGATCTGTTGGAGGATGTGCCTGGACGTTCGCGACGCGACAAGGACAACAACTCGAGTCCGGGGGATCTGCGCAGCTTTGTCAAGGGCGTCACGTCGCGCAGCAGCTCCAAGAGCTACTCGGTGAAAGACGAGACCTCGTTCGAAATCATGGCGGTCATCAAGCTGGACAACATCACGGTGGAACAGACGTCGTGGAAGCCCTGCTCGCAGCAGGCTTGGGATCAGCGTTTCTCCATCGATCTAGATCGCTCCAGGGAGCTTGAGATTGGCGTTTATTGGCGGGACTGGCGTTCACTGTGCGCTGTGAAGGTGTTGCGCTTGGAGGAGTTCATTGACGATGTGCGCCATGGCATGGCACTGCAGCTGGAGCCGCAGGGTCTGCTCTTTGCCGAGATCAAGTTTCTCAATCCGATGATCTCGCAGAAACCGAAACTGCGCCGTCAACGCATGATCTTCAATCGCCAGCAGGCCAAGAATATACCGCGTGCCAAGCAAATGAACATCAATGTGGCCACCTGGGGCCGATTGCTCAAGCGCAATCCACCGAGTCACGGACACCTCACCTCCGCTGGCTCCACCGTCTCGGTGGGTCGGGCCTCGCCTCCGTTGGCCAGCAACAACGTGTCACGCGACTCCGAGTCGCCGATTTCTCGCACGCCTTCCTCCGATGCACTTGCCATCGAACCCGAACCGTATTCACCCGGCGAACAGGCCCAGAACATGGAGTTCGACCCGGATGCAGGACTTCACGAGCATGTGGAGACCCCAGGCGAGTATCCCGATCCCGCTGCCAGCGGCTTGAGCGGCATGCGTCCACTGTCCATGCACATGCAGGGCATCAGTGTGCTGCCCCCGGAGACGCCGCCGCCAGCGGCTGCCAACAATGCCTCGAATGCGGGCAGACCCAATACGCTCAGCCTGCAGATGCCTGGCAAGACGCCGCCCACCCGCACTGCCGCGCCCACCACcgcaccgccaccgccgcccgTGCTCAAGTCTGTTACGCCTGTGTTGGATCAAGAG GCAAAGATCAATCTTGTACATATTACCATTGAACCCCTTGAGGCGTCTCCCACAACGAGCTTCATCATTGACGATTCCCTCGCGGAGACGGTGGCCATTGAAAGTGTTTTAATAGAATCGGTTGAGTCAGTGCAGCCCATCGATGAG GTTATACCACAGATGGGCAAGCTCTATTTGGgcacacaacagcagcagcaacaacaacagcagcaattggcCTATGTGCAGTCATCGCCAATAATACAGGAGCCACCCACGCCAACAATCTATGGCAACAGTTCGACGAGTGCTCCGCAATTCCCGCAGCCAGCGCAGCGTCAggacaaacagcagcaacaacagcaacagcaacccaTCTATGCCAATCAATACGAGTTGAATGTGGCCAAGGCCTCAACTGGCGCCTCAACTAGCGGCAGCGGCGGACGTCGCAATGTGGCACGTGGTCTGCAGTATCGTGAACCAGCTGGCTACGAGGCGTTGCGTGCCGGCGGCCAGCCACCGAATGCTGGCATGTTGTCGATGGAGAACTTCCGGCTGCTGAGCGTGCTGGGACGCGGACACTTTGGCAAGGTGATATTGTCGCAGCTGCGCAGCAACAATCAGTACTATGCCATCAAGGCGCTGAAGAAGGGCGACATCATCGCTAGAGATGAGGTCGAGTCGCTGCTCAGCGAGAAGCGCATCTTCGAGGTGGCCAACGCCATGCGCCATCCGTTCTTAGTCAATTTGTATTCGTGCTTCCAAACCGAG CAACATGTGTGCTTTGTGATGGAATACGCCGCCGGCGGTGATCTGATGATGCACATCCACACGGACGTCTTCTTGGAGCCGCGTGCTGTGTTCTACGCAGCTTGTGTGGTGCTGGGACTGCAGTATTTACATGAGAATAAGATCATCTATCGTGATCTGAAGCTGGATAACTTGCTGCTCGATACCGATGGCTATGTGAAGATTGCCGACTTTGGGTTGTGCAAGGAGGGTATGGGCTTTGGGGATCGCACTGGCACGTTCTGTGGCACACCCGAGTTCCTTGCACCTGAGGTGCTAACGGAAACATCGTACACACGTGCTGTGGACTGGTGGGGATTGGGTGTGCTCATTTTTGAGATGCTGGTGGGAGAG TCACCATTCCCGGGCGACGATGAGGAGGAAGTCTTTGACTCGATTGTTAACGATGAGGTGCGCTATCCGCGCTTCCTCTCACTGGAGGCCATTGCCGTGATGCGTCGG CTGCTGCGCAAGAATCCAGAGCGACGACTGGGCTCATCGGAGCGTGATGCGGAGGATGTCAAGAAGCAGGCGTTCTTCCGCTCCATCGTTTGGGATGATTTGCTGCTGCGGAAGGTGAAGCCACCATTTGTACCCACCATT AACCATTTGGAGGATGTCTCGAACTTTGATGAGGAATTCACGTCGGAGAAGGCGCAACTGACACCGCCAAAGGAGCCGCGACACTTGTCCGATGACGAGCAGCTGCTCTTCCAGGACTTTTCATATACGGCCGAGTGGTGTTAA